The Styela clava chromosome 3, kaStyClav1.hap1.2, whole genome shotgun sequence genome includes the window TGTCTGTAATAATTACAAAATCTAAGAAATGACTGCAATTCTTTGACATTAGCAGGCTTGAAGCCAATCACGAACAGCAGCAATTTTTCCATTACTACAGCTTACACCATTTTCAGATATTACATGTCCCAAATATTCCACTTTACGACGAAAAAGTTTACACTTCTCTGGCTTGAATTTCAGTCCAGCATCACGAATTCGTATACAAACTTCACGTAAACTGCTCATGGCCAGATCAAAGTTTCCGCCATAAGACAAAATATCATCTAAACATGCAAGACAAATTTTCCATAGAATTCCAGCCAAAACTTTGTCTATTAAACGCTGGAAGCAAGATGGCGCATTGGCCAAACCGAAGGCAAGAACACGgaattgaaaatgattatttcCTGGCAAGCTGAATGCTGTTTTTTCCCGATCTTCTGGGTCGAGTTCTACTTGCCAGTACCCAGTCGCCAAGTCCAACGATGAAAACCACTTTGCTTTACCCAATGCATCCAAAATATCATCAATTCTTGGCAAACTGTAGGCATCTCTGATGGTTACCAGATTAATTTTCCGGAAATCGATACAAAAACGACAACTTCCGTCTTTCTTGGGAACGAGAACAATAGGCGAATTATAGGGACTTTCACTCGGTTCTATTACACCTTGATCAAGCATGTTCTGTACTTATTTCTCTGCGATTTCTCTTTTCGCCCATCCAATACGCCGCGGTGAAACTTTGATTGGTTCAGATGTTGACGTTTTAATCTTATGTTTGACTACAGAAGTTCGTCCCAGTTTGCCATCAGGACCAGCAAAAATATCCTGAAATTCGACGAGCAAATCACGAACACTTTGACGTTGTTCAACCGTTAAATCTTCTGGATCGTCGACGAGCTTCTTTAAATGTTCAGGTAGTTCCCTGGTGTCCATGACATCACCATGCACCACTTGTTCCAGAGAAGAGATAGTCAGGTTTTCTCTTGGGAATAGTAAACCGATCAGCAAATCCGCAGGTATTTCTACCGCTCCCTTGCTAGCATTGGCCACCATGAGAGGCACTAGAGAGCATGAGTCGTCCACCACTccgggaaataaaaataaaccacgATTGTCATACTCGCTCTCAAACACACACGCAGCCTCTGCCAcagctatgacgtcactattggGTTTCCATGGGCAATTCAAACGACCATAAATCACCATCTCACTCTCTCTGGGAACAGTCACACATTTATCTACAACAATTCTACAACTAGGAACAGACGAAACAGGCTTAGTCAGGGAAACAGTTTTACCATCAACCTCCATTTAACCTACAGACATATGCAAAACACAGTCATGCTCTTGGAAATAATCCATACCAAGCAAACCATAGGGGGCACCAAGATCAGCAATAATCACTCTCTGAACAGCACACACAGaatcaatacaaattttcaagtcAATCATACCACGAGCTTTCAGAGAAGTACAATTAGCAGTTTGAAAACAAACATCACAAGGAGACAAATCACACTCTTTCCCACCAATAGAACAAAAAACTGCATAATCTATAAGCGTAGCAGCACTACCAGAATCAATAAGAAAACGTACAGTAATGCCATTCACATCAACCATAGCATACCAGCTAGTGGGTAATCTcaaagaacaaatcaaattatcaaaatcatGGTCCATGCATACATTCGTCATCTTTCCAGTAGCAACTGAGGACCCCCGTGCTGCTGATTTCTGTTTAAAGGCATATCATTATTCTTGGGAGCAGGGTGAAACTGGGGAATACTCCCACCGTCACGAGAAGTTTGGCCATTTCCAAACCAGGCAGAATTTGAGCTATTCCCTGGTGAAAAATTTCCTACCGGGCCACTGGCCGTTTGCTGGGAAGGCTGCGAATTCTGTGGAACATAATATCTATCACACTGAGAAGCTATATGACCCCTGCCATGACATCTCTGGCACTGGTTCTCAGGGCAATTCCTACGTATGTGACCCTTGGCACAACAGCCATAACAAGTAATACCTTCATTCTTACGCCCACCCTTCTGACGGGAAAATCGGGGTTGATGAACTCTGTCAAACATGACACGGAAACAGTCAAGCATCTCCCTAATATCATTCCGCAGCTTACTAAAGTCAGATTCACACACACCATCATCACGCTCAGAATTATTCACAACAGCTACCATGGGCTTACTAGCACGATTACAACCAGGTGCACTGTGCGTAGCATCAATAGAATGACAAACATCAGCCACAGTGATTAATTCATCCAAACTCTGAGTCTGCCTGATGGTCAAAGTCTTACACATCTCGAAATCAGGAAAACCTGAAATGAAACGCTGCTTAATCAGATTCTCACGAGCAATAACATCCAAAGAAGGATAAGCCTTCCTCGACAATGCACGAAGAGAAGTAACATATTCCGTTGGCGTCTCAGTGGCCAACTTCTTCCTGTTAATAAACAGAGTAGCAAAGTATGACTCCTTACCCTCTGGGTAATAACGCTTTTTCAAGTGATTCACTGCAACACTCAAACTGTGTCTATCTGGAAGGGATAATTCATTCAACAAGGACAAAGCCTTCCCACGCATACATGCAGCAAAATGAACACTAGCAATTTTATCAGTCCATCCAGTACAGGTAGTAATGGATGAAAAATGACACAAATAATCATCCAAAGACATACCATCACCAATAAAAGTATCAGGCTGTATATCCATTCTCATACTATTATTCATACCAAAAGGAACTGCCTTGCAATCAGT containing:
- the LOC144420917 gene encoding uncharacterized protein LOC144420917, whose protein sequence is MEVDGKTVSLTKPVSSVPSCRIVVDKCVTVPRESEMVIYGRLNCPWKPNSDVIAVAEAACVFESEYDNRGLFLFPGVVDDSCSLVPLMVANASKGAVEIPADLLIGLLFPRENLTISSLEQVVHGDVMDTRELPEHLKKLVDDPEDLTVEQRQSVRDLLVEFQDIFAGPDGKLGRTSVVKHKIKTSTSEPIKVSPRRIGWAKREIAEK
- the LOC144420918 gene encoding retroviral-like aspartic protease 1, with the translated sequence MTNVCMDHDFDNLICSLRLPTSWYAMVDVNGITVRFLIDSGSAATLIDYAVFCSIGGKECDLSPCDVCFQTANCTSLKARGMIDLKICIDSVCAVQRVIIADLGAPYGLLGMDYFQEHDCVLHMSVG